In Prunus dulcis chromosome 2, ALMONDv2, whole genome shotgun sequence, a single genomic region encodes these proteins:
- the LOC117617591 gene encoding E3 SUMO-protein ligase SIZ1-like isoform X3 codes for MDLVAHCKGKLASFRIKELKDVLTQLGLPKQGRKQDLVERILALVSGEETSNTRHLPKEKFIEKKEVAEIINEAYRKMQIVPSTDSASKEQSGSDTCSVKPKKEVKNFSDTNAKICCPCGSSLSTEAMIQCVDPRCQVQQHIRCVIIPEKTTDCNLPVRPLFYCEMCRLKRADPANPTQNVEKTFQLSRANKDLLQDNEYDVQAWCMLLNDSVPFRMQWPQFADLQVNGMSVRTVNRPEHQLLGANGRDDGALITLCLGYGINKISLSGCDKRAFCFGVRLVKRRTVQQVLNLIPKEEDGELFEDALARVCRCIGGGPAKAPEDSDSDLEVISDSVSVNLRCPMSGCRMKVAGRFKPCVHMGCFDLETFVELNQRSRKWQCPVCLKNYSLEDIIIDRYFNRITMMMLKCGEDITEINVKPDGSWSAKTKGEFSDLAQWHLPDGSLCAGMNLETSRQFKLESCTNEHSGFMHNPCGVTEVSGHQHGPLEEEFEVCSQNVITMSSSATGSGRDDEGMNQNCNVSANDDNEINSASRNFDPTFAIMSGGSAQAGNADIIILSDSEEEDVHLVSPGTVYNTLPVGGSGCSLSVPPGFSGSYAQDPALKVCASSSLGLFNENGNDIGMSQYPYPSGTEADPGFQLFGTDSDISDAFIDLEQTEVARSAPTNGNTLVLEEILNPSRQVLNSSGSHANAHLDNSLVDDPLAFVSEDGSLQNFLPTQPSGLLEQSDSGQHPPDSNGINTEDWMSLRLGSIGEIVPNDIEACTESARTNELRLRNQCGSDKGEANIFIFVNSRFQPCAKPIDRNVTVFSFLLGDIVEGAGSTCSSCNDFALKIPFYTTQSISIHQ; via the exons ATGGATTTGGTAGCTCACTGTAAG GGAAAGTTGGCATCTTTTCGAATCAAAGAGCTCAAGGATGTTCTGACACAGCTGGGTCTTCCAAAGCAAGGGAGGAAACAG GATCTGGTCGAGAGAATCTTAGCATTAGTTTCAGGTGAAGAAA CATCCAATACACGGCATTTGCCAAAGGAAAAATTCATTGAGAAGAAAGAAGTAGCAGAAATAATTAATGAAGCTTACAG AAAAATGCAGATTGTACCGTCAACTGATTCTGCTTCAAAAGAACAGAGTGGTTCAGATACCTGCAGTGTGAAGCCTAAAAAGGAAGTTAAGAATTTTAGTGATACAAATGCGAAGATTTGCTGCCCCTGTGGAAGTTCTTTGTCTACTGAGGCAATGATACAG TGTGTGGACCCAAGGTGTCAAGTGCAGCAACATATTCGCTGTGTTATTATTCCAGAGAAAACAACGGATTGCAATCTACCAGTCCGGCCTCTCTTCTACTGTGAAATGTGTCGTCTCAAACGTGCAGATCC TGCAAATCCTACTCAGAATGTGGAGAAGACATTTCAACTTTCCAGAGCCAATAAAGATCTTCTTCAGGATAATGAATATGATGTTCAG GCTTGGTGTATGCTTCTCAATGATAGTGTTCCATTTAGGATGCAATGGCCACAGTTTGCAGATTTACAGGTCAACG GTATGAGTGTTAGGACAGTTAATAGACCGGAACATCAATTGTTAGGTGCTAATGGTCGTGATGATGGAGCATTA ATCACATTATGCCTTGGGTATGGAATCAATAAGATTTCATTATCAGGGTGTGATAAGCGTGCTTTCTGTTTCGGTGTCAGACTTGTAAAGCGACGTACAGTTCAGCAG GTTCTCAACTTGATTcctaaagaagaagatggggaGCTTTTTGAAGATGCACTTGCGCGAGTTTGTCGTTGCATTGGTGGTGGGCCTGCTAAGGCACCCGAAGATAGTGACAGTGATTTGGAAGTGATTTCAGACTCAGTGTCAGTAAATCTCCGATGCCCT ATGAGTGGCTGTCGAATGAAGGTAGCTGGCAGATTCAAACCTTGCGTCCACATGGGTTGCTTTGATCTTGAAACTTTTGTGGAGCTAAACCAACGCTCTAGGAAG TGGCAATGCCCTGTATGCCTCAAGAACTACTCCTTGGAGGACATCATCATTGACCGCTACTTCAATCGCATTACAATGATG ATGCTAAAGTGTGGGGAAGACATAACAGAGATCAATGTGAAGCCAGATGGTTCTTGGAGTGCAAAGACCAAAGGTGAGTTTAGTGATCTTGCGCAATGGCATTTGCCTGATGGATCTTTATGTGCTGGTATGAATTTGGAAACCTCAAGGCAGTTCAAGCTGGAATCTTGTACAAACGAACATAGTGGATTTATGCATAATCCTTGTGGGGTTACGGAAGTTAGTGGACATCAGCATGGCCCACTAGAGGAAGAGTTTGAGGTTTGCAGTCAAAATGTGATAACAATGAGCAGCAGTGCCACAGGAAGTGGTAGAGATGATGAAGGTATGAACCAGAACTGCAATGTCTCCGCCAACGATGACAACGAAATCAACTCAGCTTCTCGTAATTTTGACCCAACATTTGCAATTATGAGCGGTGGTTCTGCTCAGGCTGGGAATGCTGATATCATTATTCTTAGTGActctgaagaagaagatgtccACTTGGTTTCTCCTGGAACTGTCTACAATACTTTGCCAGTAGGTGGCAGTGGGTGTTCTCTGTCTGTACCTCCTGGCTTTTCAGGCTCATATGCACAAGATCCAGCTCTGAAAGTGTGTGCAAGCTCTTCTTTGGGTCTCtttaatgaaaatggaaatgatATTGGGATGTCTCAGTATCCATATCCTTCAGGCACTGAAGCAGATCCTGGGTTCCAGTTATTTGGTACAGATTCAGATATTTCAGATGCTTTCATTGATTTGGAGCAGACAGAAGTTGCCCGTTCAGCTCCAACAAATGGTAACACATTGGTCTTGGAGGAAATTCTAAATCCAAGCAGACAGGTTTTAAACTCGTCTGGTTCCCATGCCAATGCTCACTTGGATAACAGCTTGGTTGATGATCCTTTGGCCTTTGTTAGTGAGGACGGCTCACtacaaaattttcttccaaCTCAGCCCTCTGGTTTGTTGGAGCAATCTGATTCTGGACAACATCCTCCAGATTCAAATGGAATTAATACTGAGGATTGGATGTCTCTTAGACTTGGTAGTATCGGTGAAATTGTCCCCAATGATATTGAGGCCTGCACTGAATCTGCAAGGACAAATGAACTACGTTTGAGAAACCAATGTGGATCAGATAAAG GAGAAGCAAACATCTTCATTTTTGTAAATTCAAGGTTTCAGCCATGTGCAAAGCCGATTGACCGCAAT GTAactgtattttcttttctacttGGCGATATTGTTGAAGGTGCAGGTTCGACTTGCTCCTCCTGTAATGATTTTGCACTGAAAATACCATTTTATACAACACAATCAATCTCTATCCACCAATAA
- the LOC117617591 gene encoding E3 SUMO-protein ligase SIZ1-like isoform X5, whose product MDLVAHCKGKLASFRIKELKDVLTQLGLPKQGRKQDLVERILALVSGEETSNTRHLPKEKFIEKKEVAEIINEAYRKMQIVPSTDSASKEQSGSDTCSVKPKKEVKNFSDTNAKICCPCGSSLSTEAMIQCVDPRCQVQQHIRCVIIPEKTTDCNLPVRPLFYCEMCRLKRADPFWVNEVDLLSPVKLVASNIPIDGANPTQNVEKTFQLSRANKDLLQDNEYDVQAWCMLLNDSVPFRMQWPQFADLQVNGMSVRTVNRPEHQLLGANGRDDGALVLNLIPKEEDGELFEDALARVCRCIGGGPAKAPEDSDSDLEVISDSVSVNLRCPMSGCRMKVAGRFKPCVHMGCFDLETFVELNQRSRKWQCPVCLKNYSLEDIIIDRYFNRITMMMLKCGEDITEINVKPDGSWSAKTKGEFSDLAQWHLPDGSLCAGMNLETSRQFKLESCTNEHSGFMHNPCGVTEVSGHQHGPLEEEFEVCSQNVITMSSSATGSGRDDEGMNQNCNVSANDDNEINSASRNFDPTFAIMSGGSAQAGNADIIILSDSEEEDVHLVSPGTVYNTLPVGGSGCSLSVPPGFSGSYAQDPALKVCASSSLGLFNENGNDIGMSQYPYPSGTEADPGFQLFGTDSDISDAFIDLEQTEVARSAPTNGNTLVLEEILNPSRQVLNSSGSHANAHLDNSLVDDPLAFVSEDGSLQNFLPTQPSGLLEQSDSGQHPPDSNGINTEDWMSLRLGSIGEIVPNDIEACTESARTNELRLRNQCGSDKGEANIFIFVNSRFQPCAKPIDRNVTVFSFLLGDIVEGAGSTCSSCNDFALKIPFYTTQSISIHQ is encoded by the exons ATGGATTTGGTAGCTCACTGTAAG GGAAAGTTGGCATCTTTTCGAATCAAAGAGCTCAAGGATGTTCTGACACAGCTGGGTCTTCCAAAGCAAGGGAGGAAACAG GATCTGGTCGAGAGAATCTTAGCATTAGTTTCAGGTGAAGAAA CATCCAATACACGGCATTTGCCAAAGGAAAAATTCATTGAGAAGAAAGAAGTAGCAGAAATAATTAATGAAGCTTACAG AAAAATGCAGATTGTACCGTCAACTGATTCTGCTTCAAAAGAACAGAGTGGTTCAGATACCTGCAGTGTGAAGCCTAAAAAGGAAGTTAAGAATTTTAGTGATACAAATGCGAAGATTTGCTGCCCCTGTGGAAGTTCTTTGTCTACTGAGGCAATGATACAG TGTGTGGACCCAAGGTGTCAAGTGCAGCAACATATTCGCTGTGTTATTATTCCAGAGAAAACAACGGATTGCAATCTACCAGTCCGGCCTCTCTTCTACTGTGAAATGTGTCGTCTCAAACGTGCAGATCC TTTTTGGGTGAATGAGGTAGATCTACTATCTCCGGTGAAATTAGTGGCTTCAAATATTCCAATTGATGG TGCAAATCCTACTCAGAATGTGGAGAAGACATTTCAACTTTCCAGAGCCAATAAAGATCTTCTTCAGGATAATGAATATGATGTTCAG GCTTGGTGTATGCTTCTCAATGATAGTGTTCCATTTAGGATGCAATGGCCACAGTTTGCAGATTTACAGGTCAACG GTATGAGTGTTAGGACAGTTAATAGACCGGAACATCAATTGTTAGGTGCTAATGGTCGTGATGATGGAGCATTA GTTCTCAACTTGATTcctaaagaagaagatggggaGCTTTTTGAAGATGCACTTGCGCGAGTTTGTCGTTGCATTGGTGGTGGGCCTGCTAAGGCACCCGAAGATAGTGACAGTGATTTGGAAGTGATTTCAGACTCAGTGTCAGTAAATCTCCGATGCCCT ATGAGTGGCTGTCGAATGAAGGTAGCTGGCAGATTCAAACCTTGCGTCCACATGGGTTGCTTTGATCTTGAAACTTTTGTGGAGCTAAACCAACGCTCTAGGAAG TGGCAATGCCCTGTATGCCTCAAGAACTACTCCTTGGAGGACATCATCATTGACCGCTACTTCAATCGCATTACAATGATG ATGCTAAAGTGTGGGGAAGACATAACAGAGATCAATGTGAAGCCAGATGGTTCTTGGAGTGCAAAGACCAAAGGTGAGTTTAGTGATCTTGCGCAATGGCATTTGCCTGATGGATCTTTATGTGCTGGTATGAATTTGGAAACCTCAAGGCAGTTCAAGCTGGAATCTTGTACAAACGAACATAGTGGATTTATGCATAATCCTTGTGGGGTTACGGAAGTTAGTGGACATCAGCATGGCCCACTAGAGGAAGAGTTTGAGGTTTGCAGTCAAAATGTGATAACAATGAGCAGCAGTGCCACAGGAAGTGGTAGAGATGATGAAGGTATGAACCAGAACTGCAATGTCTCCGCCAACGATGACAACGAAATCAACTCAGCTTCTCGTAATTTTGACCCAACATTTGCAATTATGAGCGGTGGTTCTGCTCAGGCTGGGAATGCTGATATCATTATTCTTAGTGActctgaagaagaagatgtccACTTGGTTTCTCCTGGAACTGTCTACAATACTTTGCCAGTAGGTGGCAGTGGGTGTTCTCTGTCTGTACCTCCTGGCTTTTCAGGCTCATATGCACAAGATCCAGCTCTGAAAGTGTGTGCAAGCTCTTCTTTGGGTCTCtttaatgaaaatggaaatgatATTGGGATGTCTCAGTATCCATATCCTTCAGGCACTGAAGCAGATCCTGGGTTCCAGTTATTTGGTACAGATTCAGATATTTCAGATGCTTTCATTGATTTGGAGCAGACAGAAGTTGCCCGTTCAGCTCCAACAAATGGTAACACATTGGTCTTGGAGGAAATTCTAAATCCAAGCAGACAGGTTTTAAACTCGTCTGGTTCCCATGCCAATGCTCACTTGGATAACAGCTTGGTTGATGATCCTTTGGCCTTTGTTAGTGAGGACGGCTCACtacaaaattttcttccaaCTCAGCCCTCTGGTTTGTTGGAGCAATCTGATTCTGGACAACATCCTCCAGATTCAAATGGAATTAATACTGAGGATTGGATGTCTCTTAGACTTGGTAGTATCGGTGAAATTGTCCCCAATGATATTGAGGCCTGCACTGAATCTGCAAGGACAAATGAACTACGTTTGAGAAACCAATGTGGATCAGATAAAG GAGAAGCAAACATCTTCATTTTTGTAAATTCAAGGTTTCAGCCATGTGCAAAGCCGATTGACCGCAAT GTAactgtattttcttttctacttGGCGATATTGTTGAAGGTGCAGGTTCGACTTGCTCCTCCTGTAATGATTTTGCACTGAAAATACCATTTTATACAACACAATCAATCTCTATCCACCAATAA
- the LOC117617591 gene encoding E3 SUMO-protein ligase SIZ1-like isoform X1, translating into MDLVAHCKGKLASFRIKELKDVLTQLGLPKQGRKQDLVERILALVSGEETSNTRHLPKEKFIEKKEVAEIINEAYRKMQIVPSTDSASKEQSGSDTCSVKPKKEVKNFSDTNAKICCPCGSSLSTEAMIQCVDPRCQVQQHIRCVIIPEKTTDCNLPVRPLFYCEMCRLKRADPFWVNEVDLLSPVKLVASNIPIDGANPTQNVEKTFQLSRANKDLLQDNEYDVQAWCMLLNDSVPFRMQWPQFADLQVNGMSVRTVNRPEHQLLGANGRDDGALITLCLGYGINKISLSGCDKRAFCFGVRLVKRRTVQQVLNLIPKEEDGELFEDALARVCRCIGGGPAKAPEDSDSDLEVISDSVSVNLRCPMSGCRMKVAGRFKPCVHMGCFDLETFVELNQRSRKWQCPVCLKNYSLEDIIIDRYFNRITMMMLKCGEDITEINVKPDGSWSAKTKGEFSDLAQWHLPDGSLCAGMNLETSRQFKLESCTNEHSGFMHNPCGVTEVSGHQHGPLEEEFEVCSQNVITMSSSATGSGRDDEGMNQNCNVSANDDNEINSASRNFDPTFAIMSGGSAQAGNADIIILSDSEEEDVHLVSPGTVYNTLPVGGSGCSLSVPPGFSGSYAQDPALKVCASSSLGLFNENGNDIGMSQYPYPSGTEADPGFQLFGTDSDISDAFIDLEQTEVARSAPTNGNTLVLEEILNPSRQVLNSSGSHANAHLDNSLVDDPLAFVSEDGSLQNFLPTQPSGLLEQSDSGQHPPDSNGINTEDWMSLRLGSIGEIVPNDIEACTESARTNELRLRNQCGSDKGEANIFIFVNSRFQPCAKPIDRNVTVFSFLLGDIVEGAGSTCSSCNDFALKIPFYTTQSISIHQ; encoded by the exons ATGGATTTGGTAGCTCACTGTAAG GGAAAGTTGGCATCTTTTCGAATCAAAGAGCTCAAGGATGTTCTGACACAGCTGGGTCTTCCAAAGCAAGGGAGGAAACAG GATCTGGTCGAGAGAATCTTAGCATTAGTTTCAGGTGAAGAAA CATCCAATACACGGCATTTGCCAAAGGAAAAATTCATTGAGAAGAAAGAAGTAGCAGAAATAATTAATGAAGCTTACAG AAAAATGCAGATTGTACCGTCAACTGATTCTGCTTCAAAAGAACAGAGTGGTTCAGATACCTGCAGTGTGAAGCCTAAAAAGGAAGTTAAGAATTTTAGTGATACAAATGCGAAGATTTGCTGCCCCTGTGGAAGTTCTTTGTCTACTGAGGCAATGATACAG TGTGTGGACCCAAGGTGTCAAGTGCAGCAACATATTCGCTGTGTTATTATTCCAGAGAAAACAACGGATTGCAATCTACCAGTCCGGCCTCTCTTCTACTGTGAAATGTGTCGTCTCAAACGTGCAGATCC TTTTTGGGTGAATGAGGTAGATCTACTATCTCCGGTGAAATTAGTGGCTTCAAATATTCCAATTGATGG TGCAAATCCTACTCAGAATGTGGAGAAGACATTTCAACTTTCCAGAGCCAATAAAGATCTTCTTCAGGATAATGAATATGATGTTCAG GCTTGGTGTATGCTTCTCAATGATAGTGTTCCATTTAGGATGCAATGGCCACAGTTTGCAGATTTACAGGTCAACG GTATGAGTGTTAGGACAGTTAATAGACCGGAACATCAATTGTTAGGTGCTAATGGTCGTGATGATGGAGCATTA ATCACATTATGCCTTGGGTATGGAATCAATAAGATTTCATTATCAGGGTGTGATAAGCGTGCTTTCTGTTTCGGTGTCAGACTTGTAAAGCGACGTACAGTTCAGCAG GTTCTCAACTTGATTcctaaagaagaagatggggaGCTTTTTGAAGATGCACTTGCGCGAGTTTGTCGTTGCATTGGTGGTGGGCCTGCTAAGGCACCCGAAGATAGTGACAGTGATTTGGAAGTGATTTCAGACTCAGTGTCAGTAAATCTCCGATGCCCT ATGAGTGGCTGTCGAATGAAGGTAGCTGGCAGATTCAAACCTTGCGTCCACATGGGTTGCTTTGATCTTGAAACTTTTGTGGAGCTAAACCAACGCTCTAGGAAG TGGCAATGCCCTGTATGCCTCAAGAACTACTCCTTGGAGGACATCATCATTGACCGCTACTTCAATCGCATTACAATGATG ATGCTAAAGTGTGGGGAAGACATAACAGAGATCAATGTGAAGCCAGATGGTTCTTGGAGTGCAAAGACCAAAGGTGAGTTTAGTGATCTTGCGCAATGGCATTTGCCTGATGGATCTTTATGTGCTGGTATGAATTTGGAAACCTCAAGGCAGTTCAAGCTGGAATCTTGTACAAACGAACATAGTGGATTTATGCATAATCCTTGTGGGGTTACGGAAGTTAGTGGACATCAGCATGGCCCACTAGAGGAAGAGTTTGAGGTTTGCAGTCAAAATGTGATAACAATGAGCAGCAGTGCCACAGGAAGTGGTAGAGATGATGAAGGTATGAACCAGAACTGCAATGTCTCCGCCAACGATGACAACGAAATCAACTCAGCTTCTCGTAATTTTGACCCAACATTTGCAATTATGAGCGGTGGTTCTGCTCAGGCTGGGAATGCTGATATCATTATTCTTAGTGActctgaagaagaagatgtccACTTGGTTTCTCCTGGAACTGTCTACAATACTTTGCCAGTAGGTGGCAGTGGGTGTTCTCTGTCTGTACCTCCTGGCTTTTCAGGCTCATATGCACAAGATCCAGCTCTGAAAGTGTGTGCAAGCTCTTCTTTGGGTCTCtttaatgaaaatggaaatgatATTGGGATGTCTCAGTATCCATATCCTTCAGGCACTGAAGCAGATCCTGGGTTCCAGTTATTTGGTACAGATTCAGATATTTCAGATGCTTTCATTGATTTGGAGCAGACAGAAGTTGCCCGTTCAGCTCCAACAAATGGTAACACATTGGTCTTGGAGGAAATTCTAAATCCAAGCAGACAGGTTTTAAACTCGTCTGGTTCCCATGCCAATGCTCACTTGGATAACAGCTTGGTTGATGATCCTTTGGCCTTTGTTAGTGAGGACGGCTCACtacaaaattttcttccaaCTCAGCCCTCTGGTTTGTTGGAGCAATCTGATTCTGGACAACATCCTCCAGATTCAAATGGAATTAATACTGAGGATTGGATGTCTCTTAGACTTGGTAGTATCGGTGAAATTGTCCCCAATGATATTGAGGCCTGCACTGAATCTGCAAGGACAAATGAACTACGTTTGAGAAACCAATGTGGATCAGATAAAG GAGAAGCAAACATCTTCATTTTTGTAAATTCAAGGTTTCAGCCATGTGCAAAGCCGATTGACCGCAAT GTAactgtattttcttttctacttGGCGATATTGTTGAAGGTGCAGGTTCGACTTGCTCCTCCTGTAATGATTTTGCACTGAAAATACCATTTTATACAACACAATCAATCTCTATCCACCAATAA
- the LOC117617591 gene encoding E3 SUMO-protein ligase SIZ1-like isoform X6, whose translation MQIVPSTDSASKEQSGSDTCSVKPKKEVKNFSDTNAKICCPCGSSLSTEAMIQCVDPRCQVQQHIRCVIIPEKTTDCNLPVRPLFYCEMCRLKRADPFWVNEVDLLSPVKLVASNIPIDGANPTQNVEKTFQLSRANKDLLQDNEYDVQAWCMLLNDSVPFRMQWPQFADLQVNGMSVRTVNRPEHQLLGANGRDDGALITLCLGYGINKISLSGCDKRAFCFGVRLVKRRTVQQVLNLIPKEEDGELFEDALARVCRCIGGGPAKAPEDSDSDLEVISDSVSVNLRCPMSGCRMKVAGRFKPCVHMGCFDLETFVELNQRSRKWQCPVCLKNYSLEDIIIDRYFNRITMMMLKCGEDITEINVKPDGSWSAKTKGEFSDLAQWHLPDGSLCAGMNLETSRQFKLESCTNEHSGFMHNPCGVTEVSGHQHGPLEEEFEVCSQNVITMSSSATGSGRDDEGMNQNCNVSANDDNEINSASRNFDPTFAIMSGGSAQAGNADIIILSDSEEEDVHLVSPGTVYNTLPVGGSGCSLSVPPGFSGSYAQDPALKVCASSSLGLFNENGNDIGMSQYPYPSGTEADPGFQLFGTDSDISDAFIDLEQTEVARSAPTNGNTLVLEEILNPSRQVLNSSGSHANAHLDNSLVDDPLAFVSEDGSLQNFLPTQPSGLLEQSDSGQHPPDSNGINTEDWMSLRLGSIGEIVPNDIEACTESARTNELRLRNQCGSDKGEANIFIFVNSRFQPCAKPIDRNVTVFSFLLGDIVEGAGSTCSSCNDFALKIPFYTTQSISIHQ comes from the exons ATGCAGATTGTACCGTCAACTGATTCTGCTTCAAAAGAACAGAGTGGTTCAGATACCTGCAGTGTGAAGCCTAAAAAGGAAGTTAAGAATTTTAGTGATACAAATGCGAAGATTTGCTGCCCCTGTGGAAGTTCTTTGTCTACTGAGGCAATGATACAG TGTGTGGACCCAAGGTGTCAAGTGCAGCAACATATTCGCTGTGTTATTATTCCAGAGAAAACAACGGATTGCAATCTACCAGTCCGGCCTCTCTTCTACTGTGAAATGTGTCGTCTCAAACGTGCAGATCC TTTTTGGGTGAATGAGGTAGATCTACTATCTCCGGTGAAATTAGTGGCTTCAAATATTCCAATTGATGG TGCAAATCCTACTCAGAATGTGGAGAAGACATTTCAACTTTCCAGAGCCAATAAAGATCTTCTTCAGGATAATGAATATGATGTTCAG GCTTGGTGTATGCTTCTCAATGATAGTGTTCCATTTAGGATGCAATGGCCACAGTTTGCAGATTTACAGGTCAACG GTATGAGTGTTAGGACAGTTAATAGACCGGAACATCAATTGTTAGGTGCTAATGGTCGTGATGATGGAGCATTA ATCACATTATGCCTTGGGTATGGAATCAATAAGATTTCATTATCAGGGTGTGATAAGCGTGCTTTCTGTTTCGGTGTCAGACTTGTAAAGCGACGTACAGTTCAGCAG GTTCTCAACTTGATTcctaaagaagaagatggggaGCTTTTTGAAGATGCACTTGCGCGAGTTTGTCGTTGCATTGGTGGTGGGCCTGCTAAGGCACCCGAAGATAGTGACAGTGATTTGGAAGTGATTTCAGACTCAGTGTCAGTAAATCTCCGATGCCCT ATGAGTGGCTGTCGAATGAAGGTAGCTGGCAGATTCAAACCTTGCGTCCACATGGGTTGCTTTGATCTTGAAACTTTTGTGGAGCTAAACCAACGCTCTAGGAAG TGGCAATGCCCTGTATGCCTCAAGAACTACTCCTTGGAGGACATCATCATTGACCGCTACTTCAATCGCATTACAATGATG ATGCTAAAGTGTGGGGAAGACATAACAGAGATCAATGTGAAGCCAGATGGTTCTTGGAGTGCAAAGACCAAAGGTGAGTTTAGTGATCTTGCGCAATGGCATTTGCCTGATGGATCTTTATGTGCTGGTATGAATTTGGAAACCTCAAGGCAGTTCAAGCTGGAATCTTGTACAAACGAACATAGTGGATTTATGCATAATCCTTGTGGGGTTACGGAAGTTAGTGGACATCAGCATGGCCCACTAGAGGAAGAGTTTGAGGTTTGCAGTCAAAATGTGATAACAATGAGCAGCAGTGCCACAGGAAGTGGTAGAGATGATGAAGGTATGAACCAGAACTGCAATGTCTCCGCCAACGATGACAACGAAATCAACTCAGCTTCTCGTAATTTTGACCCAACATTTGCAATTATGAGCGGTGGTTCTGCTCAGGCTGGGAATGCTGATATCATTATTCTTAGTGActctgaagaagaagatgtccACTTGGTTTCTCCTGGAACTGTCTACAATACTTTGCCAGTAGGTGGCAGTGGGTGTTCTCTGTCTGTACCTCCTGGCTTTTCAGGCTCATATGCACAAGATCCAGCTCTGAAAGTGTGTGCAAGCTCTTCTTTGGGTCTCtttaatgaaaatggaaatgatATTGGGATGTCTCAGTATCCATATCCTTCAGGCACTGAAGCAGATCCTGGGTTCCAGTTATTTGGTACAGATTCAGATATTTCAGATGCTTTCATTGATTTGGAGCAGACAGAAGTTGCCCGTTCAGCTCCAACAAATGGTAACACATTGGTCTTGGAGGAAATTCTAAATCCAAGCAGACAGGTTTTAAACTCGTCTGGTTCCCATGCCAATGCTCACTTGGATAACAGCTTGGTTGATGATCCTTTGGCCTTTGTTAGTGAGGACGGCTCACtacaaaattttcttccaaCTCAGCCCTCTGGTTTGTTGGAGCAATCTGATTCTGGACAACATCCTCCAGATTCAAATGGAATTAATACTGAGGATTGGATGTCTCTTAGACTTGGTAGTATCGGTGAAATTGTCCCCAATGATATTGAGGCCTGCACTGAATCTGCAAGGACAAATGAACTACGTTTGAGAAACCAATGTGGATCAGATAAAG GAGAAGCAAACATCTTCATTTTTGTAAATTCAAGGTTTCAGCCATGTGCAAAGCCGATTGACCGCAAT GTAactgtattttcttttctacttGGCGATATTGTTGAAGGTGCAGGTTCGACTTGCTCCTCCTGTAATGATTTTGCACTGAAAATACCATTTTATACAACACAATCAATCTCTATCCACCAATAA